A single Triticum dicoccoides isolate Atlit2015 ecotype Zavitan chromosome 2A, WEW_v2.0, whole genome shotgun sequence DNA region contains:
- the LOC119354662 gene encoding DDRGK domain-containing protein 1-like encodes MDGAGGIFAAVVCALLVFAIFPLLLWRRRSDATAAVDNHRLPPQPLQGERVLRGGAAARRMRRRPAAASSSAASTSRDVADDESGSEEEDPNVPKGSKKERKRQEREEREAQRQANEAARNSRRTNQDRYEEMRRKKDEEREAQERLLEEEAMARKAKEEEAAALEFEKWKGAFSVDAEGTTESETQDGGQGLLHNFVEYIKKQKCVPLEDLAGEFGMRTQDCINRIITLEGMDRLSGVMDDRGKFIYISIEEMQAVADYIRKHGRVSISHLANNSNEFIDLEPKPLYDEKEESHQDESAPAGVVAEA; translated from the exons ATGGACGGCGCCGGCGGGATCTTCGCCGCCGTCGTGTGCGCGCTGCTGGTCTTTGCCatcttccccctcctcctctggcGCCGCCGCTCCGATGCCACCGCCGCGGTCGACAACCACCGCCTCCCGCCCCAGCCACTCCAG GGGGAACGGGTGCTTCGTGGCGGCGCTGCGGCGCGCCGCATGCGTAGGAGGCCAGCTGCGGCGAGTTCGTCGGCAGCGTCCACCAGTCGTGATG TTGCAGATGATGAGTCAGGGAGCGAGGAGGAGGATCCCAATGTCCCTAAAGGCTCCAAGAAGGAAAGGAAAAGGCAAGAGAGGGAAGAGCGGGAGGCGCAGCGCCAG GCTAATGAAGCAGCACGGAATTCAAGGAGAACTAATCAAGACCGTTATGAGGAAATGAGGAGGAAGAAGGATGAGGAGCGTGAGGCCCAAGAGAGATTATTG GAAGAAGAAGCTATGGCACGGAAAGCCAAGGAAGAGGAAGCTGCTGCTCTGGAATTTGAGAAATGGAAAGGGGCCTTTTCAGTTGATGCTGAAGGGACAACTGAAAGTGAGACGCAAGATGGTGGCCAGGGTTTGCTCCACAATTTTGTGGAATACATCAAG AAGCAGAAGTGTGTTCCACTAGAAGATCTTGCTGGAGAGTTTGGAATGCGAACACAG GACTGCATAAACCGAATTATTACGCTTGAAGGCATGG ATAGATTATCTGGCGTGATGGATGACCGTGGAAAGTTCATCTACATATCAATTGAGGAGATGCAGGCCGTTGCAGACTACATCAGGAAGCATGGGAGGGTGAGCATATCACACCTGGCCAACAACTCGAATGAATTCATAGATCTGGAGCCAAAGCCCCTGTATGATGAGAAGGAGGAGAGTCATCAAGATGAAAGCGCCCCGGCAGGCGTAGTTGCGGAGGCCTga